A genomic segment from Gemmatimonadota bacterium encodes:
- a CDS encoding helix-turn-helix transcriptional regulator: MREAVATLAETFKMLGDPTRLRIVAALAAPDVDELCVCDLAALLGASDSAVSHSLRALRHLRLVRFRREGKIAYYRLDDAHVTQLILEGVRHVIAAGAVGAPTRRTG; encoded by the coding sequence ATGCGGGAAGCAGTGGCGACGCTTGCGGAAACCTTCAAGATGCTCGGCGATCCGACCCGGCTGCGCATTGTGGCCGCGCTGGCCGCCCCGGATGTGGACGAGCTGTGCGTCTGTGACCTTGCGGCGCTCCTGGGCGCGTCCGATTCCGCCGTGTCCCATTCCCTTCGCGCGCTCCGGCATCTTCGCCTCGTTCGGTTCCGGCGCGAGGGGAAGATCGCGTACTACCGCCTTGATGACGCCCACGTGACGCAACTCATCCTCGAGGGCGTGCGACACGTGATCGCGGCCGGTGCCGTCGGCGCTCCCACCAGGCGCACTGGCTGA
- a CDS encoding FTR1 family protein, translating to MLIPVAGLFSISYWLFSHAEAARWQAFIRDKVGRALALGGSGALTLIAFLAVYREGAETALFFQALFAGSADVLVPLACGIAAAAKASPPDSIAPSSRNVPPVAVAPPDTTRHVTTVTLEPNQGKEIKLRMRKGARADYSWSTDHGVVNVDAHCDAVGRPSSYHGYKRGSNVGADQGTLVAAFDGNHGWFWRNRGTTPITITLVTQGTYEAVIPPR from the coding sequence GTGCTCATTCCGGTCGCCGGCCTGTTCTCGATCAGCTATTGGTTGTTCTCTCACGCCGAGGCCGCGCGCTGGCAGGCGTTCATTCGCGACAAGGTGGGCCGCGCGCTCGCGCTGGGCGGCAGTGGGGCGCTGACCTTGATCGCGTTTCTAGCCGTCTACCGCGAGGGGGCCGAGACCGCACTCTTCTTCCAGGCGCTCTTTGCGGGCAGCGCCGATGTCCTGGTGCCACTGGCGTGCGGCATCGCGGCAGCGGCGAAGGCGTCGCCGCCCGACAGCATCGCGCCCAGCTCGCGGAATGTGCCTCCGGTCGCGGTTGCCCCGCCGGATACGACTCGCCATGTCACCACGGTCACGCTCGAGCCGAATCAGGGGAAGGAGATCAAGCTCCGGATGCGGAAGGGAGCCCGAGCCGACTACTCCTGGTCTACCGACCACGGTGTGGTCAATGTCGATGCGCACTGTGACGCCGTCGGCAGGCCAAGCTCCTACCACGGCTATAAACGGGGATCGAATGTCGGGGCCGACCAGGGAACGCTCGTCGCCGCGTTTGACGGCAATCACGGGTGGTTCTGGCGCAATCGTGGCACGACGCCGATCACGATCACGCTGGTGACACAGGGCACCTACGAGGCCGTGATTCCGCCGCGGTGA
- a CDS encoding TolC family protein, giving the protein MPSPPDTIVLTLREAGRLALEREPGLQADRQGAAIARGEYRQSRLDGLNPAIDFQQYETGALGGTQAYTVGLSLELPWAGQRGLRIAAARAGMERANATTADAVRLAEATVSLAFFGAVAAERRLQLAEQMAAASQRFFDLTRIQLREGEISALEANLTDIEFGRSRARLLAARRDATAALLELRRLIGVSSVTPIRLVDAAWSAPTAVPSTKTP; this is encoded by the coding sequence ATGCCATCGCCACCGGACACGATCGTGCTGACGCTGCGCGAGGCGGGTCGCCTCGCGTTGGAGCGCGAGCCCGGCCTCCAGGCTGATCGTCAGGGCGCCGCGATCGCGCGGGGCGAATACCGCCAATCTCGATTGGACGGGCTGAACCCCGCGATCGATTTCCAGCAATACGAGACCGGGGCGCTGGGCGGGACGCAGGCGTACACCGTGGGTCTCTCGCTGGAGCTGCCGTGGGCAGGTCAGCGTGGGCTCCGGATTGCCGCGGCGCGCGCCGGAATGGAGCGGGCGAACGCCACCACGGCCGATGCCGTGCGACTCGCGGAAGCCACGGTCTCGCTGGCGTTTTTCGGGGCGGTGGCGGCTGAGCGGCGCTTGCAGCTCGCCGAGCAGATGGCCGCCGCCTCCCAGCGATTCTTCGATCTCACCCGGATCCAGCTCCGCGAAGGCGAGATCAGTGCCCTGGAGGCCAACCTCACGGACATCGAATTCGGGCGCAGCAGGGCGCGTCTCCTGGCGGCGCGTCGCGACGCGACGGCCGCGCTGCTCGAACTGCGCCGATTGATCGGTGTCTCCTCGGTGACACCGATCCGGCTCGTCGACGCGGCGTGGTCGGCACCGACGGCGGTCCCCTCAACGAAGACTCCCTGA
- a CDS encoding TolC family protein, translating to MVGTDGGPLNEDSLIAVALATRPDLEAGRRQLAQSASLRRLAAREAIPTPRLSAFNQRDAGEQASRFGLGISVLLPVVDRAQGRVDQEEARVAQARSRVAALELAVGAEVAEAYRTLQAATEEVSTLESLVLGPARRNLALVDSAYQAGKLALPTVLLIRNQLLDAELDFWRAWQVHREALVRLHLATATPITPVPSSRAPSAEDNR from the coding sequence GTGGTCGGCACCGACGGCGGTCCCCTCAACGAAGACTCCCTGATCGCGGTGGCGTTGGCAACACGCCCCGATCTCGAGGCCGGGCGTCGGCAGCTGGCGCAGTCCGCCTCGTTGCGTCGGCTTGCCGCCCGGGAAGCAATTCCCACTCCGCGGCTCAGCGCGTTCAACCAGCGGGATGCTGGGGAACAGGCCTCACGTTTCGGGCTCGGGATCTCGGTGCTGCTCCCCGTCGTCGATCGGGCCCAAGGCCGGGTGGACCAGGAGGAGGCGCGCGTCGCGCAGGCGCGATCGCGCGTTGCGGCACTCGAGTTGGCCGTTGGCGCGGAAGTCGCCGAGGCCTATCGCACCCTGCAAGCGGCGACCGAAGAAGTCTCGACGCTGGAGTCCCTTGTGCTGGGGCCCGCCCGACGGAACCTCGCCCTGGTGGACTCTGCCTATCAAGCCGGAAAGCTTGCGCTCCCAACGGTGCTCCTGATCCGCAACCAACTCCTCGATGCCGAATTGGATTTCTGGCGCGCGTGGCAGGTCCATCGTGAGGCGCTGGTGCGTCTCCATCTCGCCACGGCCACGCCGATCACCCCTGTTCCGTCGTCGCGCGCCCCCTCCGCTGAGGACAACCGATGA
- a CDS encoding efflux RND transporter periplasmic adaptor subunit: MLLLLTACGDRAVPSTEEVAATTSADSAVADEVRIDSAAAAEFGIRVDTVASVSGEMLSVTGSVTYDANLVSHIGSRAAGRILTLRADIGDQVTAGSVLAILESPGGWGGAE, from the coding sequence GTGCTCCTGCTCCTCACCGCATGCGGCGATCGTGCCGTGCCGTCGACGGAGGAGGTGGCGGCCACGACGTCAGCAGACAGCGCGGTTGCGGATGAAGTCCGCATCGACAGTGCGGCGGCAGCTGAGTTCGGCATCCGGGTAGACACCGTCGCGAGCGTGAGCGGGGAGATGCTCTCGGTCACCGGCTCGGTGACCTACGATGCCAACCTCGTGAGTCATATCGGCTCGAGGGCCGCCGGGCGCATCCTCACGCTACGCGCCGATATCGGCGACCAAGTCACGGCGGGATCGGTCCTGGCCATCCTCGAGAGTCCCGGAGGTTGGGGAGGTGCGGAGTGA